From the genome of Fusarium keratoplasticum isolate Fu6.1 chromosome 11, whole genome shotgun sequence, one region includes:
- a CDS encoding Cyclin-dependent kinase 1 produces MDNYQRIEKVGEGTYGVVYKARDLAHNGRLVALKKIRLETEDEGVPSTAIREISVLREMNHPNVVSLLNIVHADSHKLYLVLEFLDLDLKKYMDSLPVSDGGRGKPLPSGSSATIRTLGMGDQVVRKFMLHLCEGIKYCHSHRVLHRDLKPQNLLIDKEGNLKLTDFGLARAIGVPLRTYTHEVVTLWYRAPEVLLGGRQYSTGVDMWSIGCIFAEMCTRKPIFAGDSEIDEIFKIFRVLGTPDNEIWPDVTSYPDFKPSFPKWRRNYDAPLCPNLDEEGLNLLDLLLVYDPAYRLSAKRACTHPYFDKLHYENEQVGK; encoded by the exons ATGGACAACTACCAAAGGATAGAGAAGGTCGGTGAAG GAACGTACGGCGTTGTCTACAAAGCCCGGGACCTCGCACACAATGGCCGCCTCGTtgccctcaagaagatccGCCTCGAGACAGAGGACGAGGGCGTCCCCAGCACAGCCATCCGTGAAATTTCAGTCCTCAGGGAGATGAACCACCCAAATGTCGTCAGCCTGCTCAACATCGTCCACGCAGATAGTCACAAGCTGTATCTCGTCCTTGAatttcttgatcttgacctcAAGAAGTACATGGACTCCCTACCAGTATCTGATGGAGGCCGTGGCAAGCCTCTTCCTTCTGGATCGTCTGCAACCATTCGCACCCTTGGCATGGGCGACCAGGTCGTGCGCAAGTTCATGCTTCACCTCTGCGAGGGCATCAAGTACTGCCATTCGCACCGTGTCCTTCACCGAGACTTGAAGCCTCAGAATCTTCTTATCGACAAAGAAGGCAACCTCAAACTCACCGACTTTGGCCTCGCGAGAGCTATTGGTGTTCCACTACGTACCTACACCCACGAAGTTGTAACTCTCTGGTATCGAGCACCAGAGGTCTTGTTGGGAGGCAGGCAGTATTCAACAGGCGTGGACATGTGGTCCATCGGTTGCATCTTCGCCGAGATGTGCACGCGCAAGCCAATATTCGCTGGCGACTCCGAAATAGATGAGATTTTCAAGATCTTCCG TGTCCTTGGAACACCCGACAATGAGATTTGGCCTGACGTAACTTCTTATCCTGATTTCAAGCCCTCCTTTCCGAAATGGAGACGAAACTATGACGCCCCCTTGTGCCCCAACCTGGACGAAGAAGGGCTGAATCTgcttgatctcctcctcgtctaCGACCCTGCCTATCGCCTCTCTGCAAAGAGGGCATGCACCCATCCGTACTTTGATAAGCTTCACTACGAGAACGAGCAGGTTGGCAAATAG
- a CDS encoding G domain-containing protein yields the protein MVTVTLQQPAGLQADRASKEENAKSLSLIAVMGVTGSGKSNFLQHLIGKGREKGPTVGHSLSSCRSFTSSWRRETYNASGTQKTEIYECRLGNKQVVFFDTPGFDDTYRGDADVLADVAQVLSSSYKNNLKLNGIIYLHRIKDERMTNAIMRNLTMFRNLCGDAAFQNVALVTTFWDELQDQSKGEDREEQLLARSEWWGYMTAKGSKSMRFHNTRESALDIVSKVIDLDIVTLQVQEEMVNRGLEVDQTTAGEALKSELAEQRKAFEKALQTLHHEKEQAKRDHDVLLQQMIETMELEKATLLQEIESEQAALHADRREERRRIEQEFYDEKLRLERMVQEVAAESVRIKEETETEAREERRRLKAEFDGKLHEFSEQQSQEVQKIVREFEQRLAAEKEDGQRRLSEALERSDAVIRDLRNSMNRSRSEDRRKYEEEIKNIKRRQRETKEQSERWADDMERINREILASQVEQRDADKKDQGGIKTKIDKLKEQKKSKTQVFWSRIGALAGVGSLLLAALA from the coding sequence ATGGTGACTGTAACACTACAACAGCCAGCTGGGCTGCAGGCAGACCGTGCTTCGAAAGAAGAGAACGCCAAGTCTCTGTCCCTCATTGCTGTCATGGGGGTTACCGGCTCCGGAAAGAGCAATTTCCTACAGCACCTAATTGGAAAGGGGCGAGAGAAAGGGCCGACTGTTGGGCACAGCCTCTCCTCGTGTAGGTCTTTCACCAGCAGCTGGCGGCGCGAGACTTACAACGCGTCAGGCACACAGAAAACCGAAATATACGAATGTCGATTGGGCAACAAGCAagtcgtcttcttcgacaCCCCCGGCTTCGACGACACTTACCGCGGAGACGCTGACGTGCTTGCCGACGTTGCTCAGGTGCTTAGTTCCTCGTATAAGAACAACCTCAAGTTGAACGGCATCATATACTTGCACCGAATCAAGGACGAGCGGATGACAAACGCAATTATGCGCAACCTCACTATGTTTCGAAATCTCTGCGGTGATGCTGCCTTTCAAAATGTGGCTCTTGTAACAACGTTCTGGGACGAGTTGCAGGATCAAAGCAAGGGCGAGGATCGCGAGGAACAACTCCTTGCCCGAAGTGAATGGTGGGGATACATGACTGCCAAGGGCTCTAAGAGTATGAGATTCCACAACACTCGAGAGTCTGCGTTGGACATTGTCTCCAAGGTCATTGACTTGGATATCGTCACTCTGCAAGTACAGGAAGAAATGGTCAACAGGGGGCTCGAGGTCGATCAGACGACGGCTGGTGAGGCCTTGAAATCTGAGCTTGCCGAGCAGCGCAAGGCATTTGAAAAGGCTCTCCAAACCCTCCATCACGAAAAAGAGCAGGCGAAACGAGACCACGATGTGCTCCTACAGCAGATGATCGAGACGATGGAATTGGAAAAGGCGACACTGCTGCAAGAGATTGAGAGTGAGCAAGCGGCTTTGCATGCGGATAGGCGAGAAGAGCGGCGTCGGATTGAGCAAGAATTTTACGACGAGAAGCTGAGGCTGGAACGGATGGTTCAAGAAGTCGCCGCCGAATCAGTTcgcatcaaggaggagaccgAGACGGAAGCCAGAGAAGAGCGACGCCGCCTGAAGGCTGAGTTCGACGGCAAACTGCATGAGTTCAGCGAGCAGCAAAGCCAGGAGGTGCAAAAAATTGTTCGGGAGTTTGAACAGCGACTTGCTGcggagaaggaagatggtCAAAGGCGCTTAAGCGAGGCCCTGGAGCGTTCTGACGCTGTCATTCGCGACCTAAGAAATAGCATGAACCGCTCCAGAAGTGAGGATCGAAGAAAATACGAagaggagatcaagaacaTCAAAAGGCGCCAGAGGGAGACAAAGGAGCAGAGTGAAAGGTGGGCAGATGATATGGAAAGGATCAACCGCGAGATTCTAGCCAGTCAGGTTGAGCAGCGAGACGCGGACAAGAAGGACCAGGGTGGAATTAAGACAAAGATTGACAAGTtgaaggagcagaagaagtCAAAGACTCAGGTTTTTTGGTCCCGGATCGGGGCTCTTGCTGGGGTTGGGAGTTTGCTGCTTGCTGCACTTGCATGA